A region from the Altererythrobacter sp. H2 genome encodes:
- a CDS encoding phytoene/squalene synthase family protein, producing the protein MSTRRAELVELSRRSIKRGSKSFSAASRLFNRQTRERVWLLYAWCRRCDDIADAQELGGALGDQSGAAERLARIRALTAKAFAGQATGDPAFDALGLVAKECGITPEMAEDVIAGFALDADDWRPRSERDLMRYCYHVAGAVGAMMALVMGVSPRDDDTLDRACDLGFAFQLANIARDVVEDDAAARCYIPVEWLVEEDIEPGQHTKPHHRQELADMAAKLVSLMETHEAAARIGAARLPFRSRWAVLSAARIYGEIGREVRRRGTAAWDYRVSTTKADKIRHAAAALVEALVNRPPALAEMPRWTRRDFTSRA; encoded by the coding sequence GTGAGCACGCGCCGGGCCGAACTGGTCGAGCTGTCGCGGCGCTCGATCAAGCGCGGCTCGAAGAGCTTTTCCGCCGCCAGCCGCCTGTTTAACCGGCAAACGCGTGAGCGGGTGTGGCTGCTCTACGCCTGGTGCCGCCGGTGCGACGACATTGCCGACGCGCAGGAACTGGGCGGCGCGCTGGGCGACCAGTCGGGTGCCGCCGAGCGCCTCGCCCGCATCCGCGCGCTCACCGCCAAGGCCTTCGCCGGCCAAGCCACCGGCGATCCGGCGTTCGATGCGCTGGGGCTCGTGGCGAAGGAATGCGGCATTACCCCGGAGATGGCGGAAGACGTGATTGCCGGCTTCGCGCTCGATGCCGACGACTGGCGGCCGCGGAGCGAGCGCGACCTGATGCGCTATTGCTACCACGTGGCCGGCGCAGTCGGCGCGATGATGGCGCTGGTAATGGGCGTTTCCCCCCGTGACGACGACACGCTGGACCGCGCCTGCGACCTCGGCTTCGCGTTCCAGCTCGCTAATATCGCCCGCGACGTGGTGGAGGATGATGCGGCGGCGCGGTGCTACATTCCGGTCGAGTGGCTGGTCGAGGAAGACATCGAACCCGGCCAGCACACCAAGCCGCACCACCGGCAGGAACTGGCCGACATGGCGGCGAAGCTGGTCAGCCTGATGGAAACGCACGAAGCCGCCGCCCGCATCGGTGCCGCGCGCCTGCCCTTCCGCAGCCGCTGGGCAGTGCTGAGCGCGGCGCGGATCTACGGCGAAATCGGGCGCGAGGTGCGGCGACGTGGGACGGCGGCCTGGGATTACCGCGTGTCCACCACCAAGGCGGACAAGATCCGCCACGCGGCAGCGGCGCTGGTTGAGGCCCTGGTCAACCGCCCGCCCGCTCTGGCCGAGATGCCGCGCTGGACCCGGCGGGATTTCACTTCGCGGGCGTAG
- a CDS encoding multidrug effflux MFS transporter, whose amino-acid sequence MTTPATRPAARHERDISQRELIVLMALLMSLQAFGIDSMLPALGVMGGELGATGNERQFVISAYFLGSGIGAFFPGAFADRFGRRPVLFVGLVSYVVMSLACALVTDFTTLLVLRLVQGIACAGLSVVPTAIVRDKVGGDRMASMMSLIIMIFLAVPIFAPAIGQLILLVADWRAIFGAMAVAGTLVMLWVWWRLPESLTAENVQDLDARTILKNMGEALSNRVAVGYVVGSALVFGSLFGFLNSSQQLIEESFGAGNYFALIFGASVFGMVIASFTNSRIVERFGARRVSHTALLVFLVVAVLQMISAGRGGQTLWEFVPLLALSMTMLGFVGANFSSIAMQPFQHIAGAASSAQTSVRMVTGAVLGALIGQAYDGSAFPLGVAMTLCAVTALVLVLYSERGKLFRRPGEAHKYMIVHDILRN is encoded by the coding sequence ATGACCACCCCCGCAACCCGGCCTGCCGCCCGCCATGAACGGGACATCAGCCAGCGCGAGCTGATCGTGCTGATGGCGCTGCTGATGAGCCTGCAGGCATTCGGGATCGATTCCATGCTCCCCGCGCTGGGCGTGATGGGCGGGGAACTGGGCGCCACCGGCAACGAGCGGCAGTTCGTGATCAGCGCCTATTTCCTCGGCTCCGGCATCGGCGCGTTCTTCCCCGGTGCCTTTGCTGACCGGTTCGGCCGCCGCCCGGTGCTGTTCGTGGGGCTGGTTTCCTATGTCGTCATGTCGCTCGCCTGCGCGCTGGTGACGGACTTTACCACCCTGCTGGTGCTGCGGCTGGTGCAGGGCATTGCCTGCGCGGGCCTCAGCGTGGTGCCGACCGCCATCGTGCGTGACAAGGTGGGCGGGGACCGGATGGCCAGCATGATGAGCCTGATCATCATGATCTTCCTGGCCGTGCCGATCTTTGCACCTGCAATCGGCCAGCTGATCCTGCTGGTGGCAGACTGGCGCGCGATCTTCGGCGCGATGGCGGTGGCCGGCACGCTGGTCATGCTGTGGGTGTGGTGGCGGCTGCCCGAATCGCTCACCGCGGAAAACGTGCAGGATCTCGATGCGCGCACGATCCTGAAGAACATGGGCGAGGCGCTCTCCAACCGGGTGGCAGTCGGTTACGTGGTCGGCAGCGCGCTGGTGTTCGGATCGCTGTTCGGCTTCCTCAATTCCAGCCAGCAGCTGATCGAGGAGAGCTTCGGCGCGGGCAACTACTTCGCGCTGATCTTCGGTGCCTCGGTGTTCGGCATGGTCATCGCCAGCTTCACCAATTCGCGCATTGTCGAACGGTTCGGCGCGCGCCGGGTGAGCCATACCGCCCTGCTGGTGTTCCTGGTGGTGGCGGTGCTGCAGATGATTTCCGCCGGGCGCGGCGGGCAGACCCTGTGGGAATTCGTGCCGCTGTTGGCCCTGAGCATGACCATGCTCGGGTTCGTCGGCGCCAATTTCAGCTCGATTGCGATGCAGCCGTTCCAGCATATCGCCGGGGCCGCATCATCGGCGCAGACCAGCGTGCGGATGGTGACCGGGGCAGTGCTCGGCGCTCTGATCGGGCAGGCTTACGACGGCAGCGCCTTCCCGCTGGGCGTGGCCATGACCCTGTGCGCCGTGACCGCGCTGGTGCTGGTGCTCTACAGCGAGCGGGGCAAGCTGTTCCGCCGCCCGGGCGAGGCGCACAAGTACATGATCGTGCACGATATCCTGCGGAACTAG
- a CDS encoding Dps family protein, whose product MTDTKHNSKQALVEGLNGLLADYLALYLKTKNFHWHVSGPRFRDLHLLFDEQAAQLIGVVDLIGERVRKNGAATLTSIGSVVAHTQVADQDDAALSAEKMVEELRRDNAALVKRLRMVKELAGEAGDNATDGIIDDWTDQAEERVWFLTQTAA is encoded by the coding sequence ATGACCGATACCAAGCACAATTCGAAACAGGCGCTGGTGGAAGGCCTCAACGGCCTGCTGGCCGATTATCTGGCGCTTTACCTCAAGACCAAGAACTTCCACTGGCATGTGTCCGGGCCGCGCTTCCGCGACCTGCACCTGCTGTTTGACGAGCAGGCCGCCCAGCTGATCGGCGTGGTCGATCTGATCGGCGAGCGTGTGCGCAAGAACGGCGCGGCCACGCTGACCTCGATCGGATCGGTGGTCGCGCATACGCAGGTCGCCGATCAGGACGATGCCGCGCTTTCGGCAGAGAAGATGGTCGAGGAACTGCGCCGTGATAACGCGGCGCTGGTCAAGCGCCTGCGCATGGTCAAGGAACTGGCTGGTGAAGCTGGCGACAACGCCACTGACGGGATCATCGACGACTGGACCGACCAGGCCGAGGAACGGGTCTGGTTCCTGACTCAGACCGCCGCCTGA
- a CDS encoding acetyl/propionyl/methylcrotonyl-CoA carboxylase subunit alpha, which produces MITKLLIANRGEIACRIIRTAREMGVATVAVYSDADAKALHVRQADEAVHIGPSPAAESYLVGAKIIAAAQQTGADAIHPGYGFLSENADFAQAVLDAGLIWVGPKPASIRAMGLKDAAKQLMRAAGVPVTPGYDGSDQSVERLTKEAEAIGYPVLIKAVAGGGGKGMRKVDAPADFAAALESCRREAKASFGNDEVLLEKWITSPRHIEVQVFGDAHGNVVHLFERDCSLQRRHQKVIEEAPAPGMDAATREAICAAAVRAAKAVDYEGAGTIEFIADASEGLRADRIFFMEMNTRLQVEHPVTEEITGVDLVEWQLRAASGEPLPLAQEDLSINGHAIEARLYAEDPAKGFLPSTGTLEMFAIDDGYARIETGVAQGDAISPFYDPMIAKIVTHADTREQAVWRMEDCLSEQLVFPVKTNAPFLLRALLSDGFIGARLDTGLIGRNPDWANAIVPSQLALDQAALSMLHRSADNMPIRVPGFRLNAPDRSEVAMMLGNEVVKGDASQPAVGVLQLDDGETVWLNEAGETFALRPFAARGTGQASAADGAIIAPMPGKVIAVDVAEGQTVTAGQRLLVLEAMKMEHALPAPFDGVIEGLSVSAGAQVQVDAVLCKVVPAGA; this is translated from the coding sequence ATGATCACCAAACTCCTGATCGCCAACCGCGGCGAGATTGCCTGCCGCATCATCCGAACCGCGCGCGAAATGGGCGTGGCGACGGTCGCGGTCTATTCCGATGCCGACGCCAAGGCGCTGCATGTGCGCCAGGCCGACGAGGCGGTGCATATCGGCCCCTCGCCTGCCGCCGAAAGCTATCTGGTGGGCGCCAAGATCATTGCGGCGGCCCAGCAGACGGGCGCGGATGCGATCCATCCCGGCTATGGCTTCCTCTCCGAGAACGCCGACTTCGCGCAGGCCGTGCTGGACGCCGGCCTCATCTGGGTCGGCCCCAAGCCTGCCAGCATCCGCGCCATGGGTCTGAAGGACGCGGCCAAGCAGCTCATGCGCGCAGCGGGCGTGCCCGTGACGCCGGGCTATGACGGCTCCGATCAATCCGTCGAGCGGCTGACCAAGGAGGCCGAGGCCATCGGCTACCCCGTCCTCATCAAGGCCGTGGCGGGCGGCGGCGGCAAGGGGATGCGCAAGGTCGATGCCCCCGCCGATTTCGCCGCCGCGCTGGAATCCTGCCGCCGTGAGGCCAAGGCAAGCTTCGGCAATGACGAGGTGCTGCTCGAAAAGTGGATCACCTCGCCCCGCCATATCGAGGTGCAGGTGTTCGGCGACGCCCACGGCAACGTCGTCCACCTGTTCGAGCGCGATTGCTCGCTCCAGCGCCGCCACCAGAAGGTGATCGAGGAAGCCCCCGCCCCCGGCATGGACGCGGCCACCCGCGAAGCGATCTGCGCCGCCGCCGTGCGCGCGGCCAAGGCGGTCGATTACGAGGGCGCAGGCACGATCGAATTCATCGCCGACGCCAGCGAAGGCCTGCGTGCCGACCGCATCTTCTTCATGGAGATGAACACGCGGCTTCAGGTGGAACACCCCGTCACCGAGGAAATCACCGGGGTCGACCTGGTCGAATGGCAACTGCGCGCGGCGAGCGGGGAGCCGCTGCCCCTCGCCCAAGAGGATCTGTCGATCAACGGTCACGCGATCGAGGCGCGGCTTTATGCGGAGGATCCGGCCAAGGGGTTCCTGCCGAGCACCGGAACACTCGAAATGTTCGCCATCGACGATGGCTACGCCCGCATCGAAACCGGGGTGGCGCAAGGCGACGCCATTTCGCCTTTCTATGATCCGATGATCGCCAAGATCGTCACACACGCCGACACCCGGGAACAGGCCGTCTGGCGGATGGAAGATTGCCTCAGCGAGCAACTTGTTTTCCCGGTCAAGACCAATGCCCCGTTCCTGCTGCGCGCACTGCTTTCGGACGGGTTTATCGGGGCGCGTCTCGACACCGGCCTGATCGGCAGGAATCCGGACTGGGCCAATGCGATTGTGCCCTCGCAGTTGGCGCTGGACCAGGCGGCGCTCTCGATGTTGCATCGGTCAGCCGACAACATGCCGATCAGGGTTCCCGGTTTCCGCCTCAACGCGCCTGACCGGAGCGAGGTGGCGATGATGCTCGGCAATGAGGTGGTCAAGGGCGATGCCTCGCAGCCCGCGGTCGGGGTTCTGCAACTGGACGACGGCGAAACGGTGTGGCTGAACGAAGCGGGAGAGACCTTCGCCCTGCGTCCTTTTGCAGCACGCGGCACAGGCCAAGCCTCCGCCGCCGATGGCGCGATCATCGCGCCGATGCCCGGCAAGGTCATTGCGGTCGATGTTGCCGAAGGCCAGACCGTCACCGCCGGGCAGCGGCTGCTGGTGCTCGAGGCGATGAAGATGGAACACGCCCTACCTGCGCCCTTCGACGGGGTGATCGAGGGGCTATCGGTCAGCGCGGGCGCGCAGGTGCAGGTTGATGCGGTGCTGTGCAAGGTGGTGCCTGCGGGGGCCTAA
- a CDS encoding NUDIX domain-containing protein, producing MLHLIPAPLHRALLPLAHRLRRRWRQWRKVPLAGCSVIVTRIDGAVLLVRHSYGSGHWSLPGGGIGRGEPPEASARRELHEELGLEPYRMALVGVLEETVSGSFHTAHLFHCVVDREPVIDRREVIEARFFPTHSLPEPLSAITRRRLEMWRGSQER from the coding sequence ATGCTTCACCTGATCCCGGCACCGCTGCACCGCGCGCTCCTGCCGCTGGCGCACCGGCTGCGGCGGCGCTGGCGGCAGTGGCGCAAGGTGCCGCTGGCCGGGTGCAGCGTAATCGTGACCCGGATCGACGGCGCGGTGCTGCTGGTGCGGCACAGCTATGGTTCGGGCCACTGGTCGCTGCCCGGGGGCGGGATTGGCCGGGGCGAGCCGCCCGAGGCCAGCGCGCGGCGTGAACTGCACGAGGAACTGGGGCTGGAGCCCTATCGCATGGCGCTGGTGGGGGTGCTGGAGGAAACTGTCTCGGGCTCTTTCCATACTGCCCACCTGTTTCACTGCGTGGTCGACCGCGAGCCGGTGATTGACCGGCGCGAAGTGATCGAGGCGCGCTTTTTTCCGACCCATTCGCTGCCCGAGCCGCTTTCGGCAATCACCCGGCGGCGGCTGGAAATGTGGCGGGGCTCACAGGAGCGATAG
- a CDS encoding acyl-CoA carboxylase subunit beta, which translates to MTWAKELEELRQREALAEQMGGADKVARQHGRGKMDARARLAALCDEGSFREIGKIAGSAKYDANGDLASVTPAPFLFGKALINGRPVVATADDFTIRGGAADAGIARKMVQAEMMAHQLKLPIIRMIDGTGGGGSVKTLELIGATYIPAVPGWGDVVTNLDTVPVVALALGPTAGLGAARTVASHYSIMVKGLSQIFAAGPAVVDGLGDAYKGGAANHEEAKEALGGSAIHTRNGVVDDEVASEAEAFARARHFLSFMPEYVGQPARRSSCDDPADRREEALLSLVPRAPKQVYSMRRCMEMLFDSGTVFEIGKHWGRAAITAFARLDGWPVFVIASDPSYLGGSWEAKTSEKVERFVRLADQFRLPIVHLVDNPGFMIGREAEIAGTIRYGVNAMNAIYRATVPLASIVLRRAYGIAGSAMSNAERYQYRYCWPSGDWGSLPIAGGLEVAYKSEIEAADDPAALLEEIRERLAKVTSPFRSAERFNVEDIIDPRDTRPLLCEFAGLAWRRLESEA; encoded by the coding sequence ATGACCTGGGCCAAGGAACTCGAAGAACTGCGCCAGCGCGAGGCGCTGGCCGAGCAGATGGGCGGCGCGGACAAGGTGGCGCGGCAGCATGGGCGCGGGAAGATGGACGCCCGCGCGCGGCTGGCGGCGCTGTGTGACGAAGGCTCCTTCCGCGAAATCGGCAAGATTGCAGGTTCGGCGAAGTATGACGCCAATGGTGACCTCGCCAGCGTCACTCCCGCCCCGTTCCTGTTCGGCAAGGCGCTAATCAACGGACGGCCCGTGGTCGCCACAGCCGACGACTTCACCATTCGCGGCGGCGCGGCAGACGCGGGCATTGCGCGCAAAATGGTGCAGGCCGAGATGATGGCGCATCAGCTCAAGCTCCCGATCATCCGCATGATCGACGGCACCGGCGGCGGCGGCAGCGTCAAGACATTGGAACTGATCGGCGCGACCTATATCCCGGCGGTGCCTGGCTGGGGCGATGTGGTGACCAACCTCGACACGGTGCCGGTGGTGGCGCTGGCGCTCGGCCCCACGGCGGGCCTCGGCGCGGCGCGGACTGTCGCCAGCCATTATTCGATTATGGTCAAGGGCTTGAGCCAGATCTTCGCCGCTGGCCCCGCCGTGGTCGATGGCTTGGGCGATGCCTACAAGGGCGGCGCGGCCAATCACGAGGAGGCCAAGGAGGCGCTCGGCGGCTCGGCGATCCACACCCGCAACGGCGTGGTGGATGACGAGGTGGCGAGCGAGGCCGAAGCCTTCGCCCGCGCGCGGCATTTCCTCAGCTTCATGCCCGAATATGTCGGCCAGCCCGCCCGCCGCTCGTCTTGCGACGATCCCGCCGACCGGCGCGAGGAGGCACTGCTCAGCCTTGTCCCGCGCGCCCCGAAACAGGTCTATTCGATGCGCCGCTGCATGGAGATGCTGTTCGATTCCGGCACCGTGTTCGAAATCGGCAAGCACTGGGGCCGCGCTGCTATCACCGCCTTTGCGCGATTGGATGGCTGGCCGGTCTTCGTCATTGCCAGCGATCCGAGCTATCTGGGCGGATCGTGGGAGGCCAAAACGTCCGAAAAGGTCGAACGCTTCGTCCGCCTTGCCGACCAGTTCCGGCTCCCCATCGTCCACCTCGTCGACAACCCCGGCTTCATGATCGGGCGCGAAGCGGAAATTGCGGGGACGATCCGATACGGCGTCAACGCGATGAACGCGATCTACCGCGCCACCGTGCCGCTGGCCTCCATTGTCCTGCGCCGCGCCTATGGCATTGCGGGCAGCGCGATGAGCAATGCCGAGCGGTATCAGTACCGCTATTGCTGGCCGAGCGGAGACTGGGGCAGCCTGCCGATCGCGGGCGGGCTGGAGGTTGCCTACAAGTCGGAGATCGAAGCGGCCGACGATCCCGCCGCGCTGCTGGAGGAAATCCGCGAACGGCTGGCGAAGGTCACCTCCCCCTTCCGATCTGCCGAACGCTTCAACGTCGAGGACATCATCGACCCGCGCGACACCCGGCCCCTGTTGTGCGAATTCGCGGGCCTCGCGTGGCGGAGGCTCGAAAGCGAAGCCTAG
- a CDS encoding 6-phosphogluconolactonase: MEKPAELPAELIADADSRAIADWLENALGAAFERASGTVAVTVPGGSTPFPILAELVRRELDFARLEVWPNDDRIVPEDHEASNTGKLRALLEPAGARVVALTEDALPPHFALTWLGMGEDGHIASLFPNTDPDPADPAMVRRLTPDPLPPHAPFDRITLTIPALLDCDALLFVMRGADKRAVFSAALAGESDLPVARLLAAGSGQPVTCFT, from the coding sequence ATGGAAAAACCTGCAGAACTGCCCGCAGAATTGATTGCCGACGCCGACAGCCGTGCCATTGCGGACTGGCTTGAAAATGCGCTTGGCGCAGCATTTGAGCGCGCCAGTGGCACTGTGGCGGTGACGGTCCCCGGCGGTTCCACCCCGTTCCCGATCCTGGCTGAACTGGTGCGGCGCGAACTCGACTTTGCCCGGTTGGAGGTCTGGCCCAACGATGACCGGATCGTGCCGGAGGACCATGAGGCATCCAATACCGGCAAGCTGCGTGCGCTGCTCGAACCGGCCGGCGCGCGGGTGGTCGCTTTGACAGAGGACGCCCTGCCGCCGCACTTCGCGCTGACCTGGCTCGGCATGGGAGAAGACGGGCACATCGCCTCGCTGTTTCCCAACACCGATCCCGATCCGGCAGACCCTGCCATGGTGCGCCGCCTGACGCCCGATCCCCTGCCGCCGCACGCCCCGTTTGACCGGATCACGCTGACCATCCCGGCCCTGCTCGATTGCGATGCGCTGCTGTTCGTGATGCGCGGGGCTGACAAGCGGGCCGTCTTTTCGGCGGCCCTGGCGGGCGAGAGCGACCTGCCCGTGGCCCGGTTGCTGGCCGCGGGCAGCGGGCAGCCGGTCACATGCTTCACCTGA
- the dinB gene encoding DNA polymerase IV: MSDTPPDHAEEAPGLRKIIHVDMDAFFASVEQRDHPELRGKPVAVGGSGGRGVVAAASYEARTFGVRSAMPGVTARRLCPDLIFVRHRFDVYKDVSRQIRAVFRHHTDLVEPLSLDEAYLDVTNDKLGIGSATRIAELIRQEIRAKTQLTASAGVSYNKFLAKIASDQNKPDGLCVIRPGQGAQFVAGLPVRRFHGVGPKGAEKMQRLGIATGADLAAKDLAFLREHFGSMADYLYRAARGIDLRPVRANRVRKSVGGERTLAHDISTGAALRETLESIIGIVWESIERSGAKGRTVTLKMKYTDFRNVTRAHSQGHAVPDRQAFAAIARRLLDELLPLPLPIRLMGLTLSNLDGDRPPEPEPDTAQLSLL; encoded by the coding sequence GTGAGCGACACCCCGCCCGACCACGCCGAAGAGGCCCCCGGCCTGCGCAAGATCATCCATGTCGATATGGATGCCTTCTTCGCCAGCGTGGAGCAGCGCGACCACCCCGAGCTGCGGGGGAAGCCGGTCGCGGTGGGCGGATCGGGCGGGCGCGGGGTGGTGGCGGCGGCGAGCTACGAAGCGCGCACGTTCGGGGTACGCTCGGCCATGCCGGGGGTGACTGCGCGGCGGCTGTGCCCGGACTTGATCTTCGTGCGCCACCGGTTCGACGTTTACAAGGACGTCAGCCGCCAGATCCGGGCCGTGTTCCGCCACCACACGGACCTGGTCGAGCCACTCAGCCTCGACGAGGCCTACCTCGACGTCACCAATGACAAGCTCGGCATCGGCAGCGCCACCCGCATTGCCGAGCTGATCCGGCAGGAAATCCGCGCCAAAACCCAGCTCACCGCCAGCGCGGGGGTCAGCTACAACAAGTTCCTCGCCAAGATCGCCAGCGACCAGAACAAGCCTGACGGGCTGTGCGTGATCCGCCCGGGGCAGGGTGCGCAGTTCGTCGCGGGGTTGCCGGTGCGGCGTTTTCACGGCGTCGGCCCCAAGGGCGCGGAGAAGATGCAGCGGCTCGGCATCGCCACCGGAGCAGACCTGGCTGCCAAGGATCTCGCCTTCCTGCGCGAGCATTTCGGCAGCATGGCGGACTATCTCTACCGCGCCGCGCGCGGGATCGACCTGCGCCCCGTCCGCGCCAACCGCGTGCGCAAGTCGGTCGGCGGGGAGCGCACGCTCGCGCACGATATCTCCACCGGCGCGGCGCTGCGCGAGACGCTGGAGAGCATCATCGGGATCGTGTGGGAGAGCATCGAAAGGAGCGGCGCCAAGGGGCGCACGGTCACGCTCAAGATGAAATACACCGACTTCCGCAATGTCACCCGCGCCCATTCGCAGGGTCATGCCGTGCCAGACCGGCAGGCCTTTGCCGCGATTGCCCGCCGGCTGCTGGACGAGCTGCTGCCCCTGCCCCTGCCGATCCGGCTGATGGGGCTGACCCTGTCCAACCTTGACGGGGATCGCCCGCCGGAGCCGGAACCGGACACCGCGCAGCTATCGCTCCTGTGA
- a CDS encoding alkaline phosphatase PhoX: MSLFPMVALAPTRRRFLAATGSAFAALVASGCSTRMAASGAMADGYGALVPDPAGLLDLPQGFSYRVISSLGDAMDDGGTVPDAADGMGCFDIGGGKLALVRNHELRPGQGAGATLTSGYGTMPDGSFMPGGTTTLVLDARTLKVERQHRSLAGTIRNCAGGVTPWGSWLTCEEPSSLLTRTTHHGYVFEVPATATGLVDPVPLKAMGRFNHEAACIDPASGMVYQTEDREDGLLYRFVPKVAGKLAEGGTLQALVIEGGVTDTRNWSGLDVARGARLPVRWIDLDDVEAPKDDLRTRGIAAGAVPFARGEGMWMGEGELYFCCTNGGAAKLGQIFRLVPGRGGKADTLELFFESDSTEQFNYGDNLVVAPNGHLVVCEDQYSDTVDNYLRGIDTSGRAYPLARLKQQTELAGACFAPDGRTLFVNAYSPTRTLAITGPWRA, from the coding sequence ATGAGCTTGTTCCCGATGGTCGCACTTGCCCCCACACGACGCCGCTTTCTCGCCGCGACCGGCAGCGCCTTTGCCGCGCTGGTTGCGAGCGGCTGCTCTACCCGGATGGCGGCAAGCGGCGCGATGGCTGACGGCTATGGCGCTCTGGTGCCCGATCCGGCCGGCCTGCTCGACCTGCCGCAGGGCTTTTCCTACCGCGTCATCTCCAGCCTCGGCGATGCGATGGACGATGGCGGCACTGTGCCTGACGCAGCCGACGGCATGGGCTGTTTCGACATTGGCGGCGGCAAGCTCGCGCTGGTCCGCAACCACGAACTGCGCCCCGGCCAGGGGGCGGGGGCCACGCTCACCAGCGGGTATGGCACCATGCCGGATGGTTCGTTCATGCCCGGCGGCACCACCACGCTTGTGCTCGATGCCAGGACCCTCAAGGTCGAGCGCCAGCACCGCTCGCTCGCCGGAACGATCCGCAACTGTGCCGGCGGGGTGACCCCCTGGGGCAGCTGGCTCACGTGCGAGGAACCGTCCAGCCTGCTCACCCGCACCACCCACCACGGCTATGTGTTCGAAGTGCCGGCCACGGCAACCGGGCTGGTCGATCCCGTGCCCCTGAAGGCGATGGGCCGCTTCAACCACGAAGCCGCCTGCATCGATCCGGCCAGCGGCATGGTCTACCAGACCGAGGACCGGGAGGACGGCTTGCTCTACCGGTTCGTGCCCAAAGTGGCGGGCAAGCTGGCTGAAGGCGGAACCTTGCAGGCGCTGGTGATCGAAGGGGGCGTGACCGACACCCGCAACTGGAGCGGGCTGGACGTGGCACGCGGAGCCAGACTGCCGGTGCGCTGGATCGACCTCGACGATGTCGAAGCACCCAAGGACGATCTGCGCACCCGAGGCATTGCGGCTGGCGCGGTTCCGTTTGCGCGGGGTGAGGGCATGTGGATGGGCGAGGGCGAGCTCTACTTCTGCTGCACCAACGGCGGCGCGGCCAAGCTGGGCCAGATCTTCCGGCTGGTGCCGGGCCGCGGCGGCAAGGCCGACACGCTCGAGCTGTTCTTCGAATCCGACAGCACCGAGCAGTTCAACTATGGTGACAACCTGGTGGTTGCGCCCAATGGCCACCTGGTGGTGTGCGAAGACCAGTACAGCGATACGGTCGACAACTACCTGCGCGGGATCGACACCTCTGGCCGTGCCTATCCGCTGGCGCGGCTGAAGCAGCAGACCGAGCTGGCCGGGGCCTGCTTCGCGCCCGATGGCAGGACGCTGTTCGTCAACGCCTACAGCCCCACCCGCACGCTGGCGATCACGGGGCCCTGGCGGGCCTGA
- a CDS encoding TIGR00730 family Rossman fold protein gives MKRLAVYCGSATPADPRYMDLAREVGRTLATRGIGVVYGGGRLGLMGAVASGALEAGGEVIGVIPEALAGSEVANRDCTELHVVEGMHERKKAFTDLSDGFVTIPGGVGTMDELWEAISWAQLGYHSDPVGLLNAFGFYDHLIAFNRHMAEVGFIRPAHQNILIARDSLPDLLDAMASYVPHTPIFRMKADDL, from the coding sequence GTGAAGCGCCTCGCTGTCTATTGCGGGTCGGCCACGCCGGCCGATCCGCGCTACATGGACCTTGCCCGCGAAGTGGGGCGCACGCTGGCGACACGCGGCATCGGCGTGGTTTACGGCGGCGGGCGGCTGGGGCTGATGGGCGCGGTCGCCTCCGGCGCGCTGGAGGCGGGCGGCGAGGTGATCGGGGTGATCCCCGAGGCACTGGCCGGCAGCGAAGTGGCCAACCGGGATTGCACCGAGCTCCACGTGGTGGAGGGGATGCACGAGCGCAAGAAGGCCTTCACCGACCTTTCCGATGGCTTCGTCACCATCCCCGGCGGGGTCGGAACGATGGACGAACTGTGGGAAGCGATCAGCTGGGCGCAGCTGGGCTATCACTCCGATCCGGTCGGCCTGCTCAACGCGTTCGGCTTTTACGATCACCTGATCGCCTTCAACCGCCACATGGCCGAGGTCGGCTTCATCCGCCCGGCGCACCAGAACATCCTGATCGCGCGTGACAGCTTGCCCGACCTACTTGATGCGATGGCCTCCTACGTGCCGCACACCCCGATCTTCCGGATGAAGGCGGACGATTTGTGA